GTATGAGCTACCATTCGTGTCTATTATGTGAGATTTGTGCGTCATGCGGTCGACAGTGGCCGCTGTAAGCATCGGATCGCAGAATATCTCAGTCCACCGAGAAAACTCAAGGTTGGTGGAAACTA
This Bacillota bacterium DNA region includes the following protein-coding sequences:
- a CDS encoding ATP-binding protein, whose translation is VSTNLEFSRWTEIFCDPMLTAATVDRMTHKSHIIDTNGSSYRLRQRLARTNAVGGPLTGQAE